One stretch of Marinobacterium iners DNA includes these proteins:
- a CDS encoding AraC family transcriptional regulator → MSLRPTLAPKRFRSKLGMIVDSARPILGLHDLILSNFEFDFHSHPRGQLAYAASGVIKVHTDSGSWIVPPSQAVWIPGGIRHSVNPEVTSELRHLFIDPSCLHRFPDQCSVVEVSPLLRELILRVADFGEDYPPNSAASRICGVILDQLEALEPSRLHLPLSSDRRLQRVMQHMIDHPETDTRLGYWATRVGASERTLRRLFIRETGMTFLQWRRQLVLHEAVDRLGRGESVMNVALELGYRSPSAFVAMFRKALGKSPGQYFRHAR, encoded by the coding sequence ATGAGCCTGCGCCCCACCCTTGCACCCAAGCGTTTTCGGTCAAAACTGGGCATGATCGTCGACTCGGCTCGACCGATACTCGGTCTGCACGATCTGATCCTGAGCAACTTTGAGTTCGACTTTCACAGCCATCCCCGTGGTCAGCTCGCCTATGCCGCCTCTGGCGTGATCAAGGTCCATACCGACAGTGGCAGCTGGATCGTGCCACCCTCTCAGGCCGTATGGATACCCGGCGGCATTCGCCACTCGGTAAACCCGGAAGTTACCTCGGAGCTTCGTCATCTGTTTATTGATCCCTCCTGTCTTCACCGCTTCCCCGACCAGTGCAGTGTGGTCGAGGTTTCACCCCTGCTGCGCGAACTGATCCTGCGTGTAGCCGATTTCGGCGAGGATTACCCTCCGAACAGTGCAGCCAGCCGCATCTGCGGCGTCATCCTCGACCAGCTAGAGGCACTGGAGCCGTCGCGGCTTCACCTGCCACTGTCCAGTGACCGCCGCTTGCAACGTGTGATGCAGCACATGATCGATCATCCTGAGACCGATACCCGTCTCGGTTACTGGGCCACCAGAGTCGGCGCCAGCGAGCGCACTTTGCGGCGGCTGTTCATCCGTGAAACCGGCATGACCTTCCTGCAATGGCGCCGCCAGCTCGTGTTGCATGAGGCCGTGGATCGTTTGGGGCGGGGTGAATCGGTTATGAACGTGGCGCTGGAGCTGGGCTACCGCAGCCCAAGCGCTTTTGTGGCGATGTTCAGGAAGGCGTTGGGGAAATCACCCGGACAGTATTTTCGACACGCGCGGTAA
- a CDS encoding Trp family transcriptional regulator, whose protein sequence is MNTTHLNELLDHLLQMRNRDSLEEALRDLLTPAELTEVCNRLQILRMLEAGVPQREIAKQLGVGIATVTRGARALKIKQQQRLP, encoded by the coding sequence ATGAATACAACTCACTTGAATGAGCTGCTCGATCACCTGCTGCAAATGCGGAATCGGGACTCCCTTGAAGAAGCGCTGCGCGACCTGCTGACTCCGGCTGAACTGACTGAAGTCTGCAATCGGCTGCAGATTCTGCGCATGTTGGAAGCCGGCGTGCCGCAGCGGGAGATCGCCAAGCAGCTCGGCGTCGGTATCGCCACCGTCACTCGCGGGGCACGCGCCCTGAAGATCAAACAGCAACAGAGGCTACCTTGA
- a CDS encoding SLC13 family permease: protein MTIALKRPQLIALILIPLLSALLLLTPVAELFTGQQQLSALLIMAGMVLFATGALPEFVSALLVLVLAMLLSLAPAEVVFSGLTSTACWLIFSGLVIGIAIAETGLAQRISDRFTRYLDSSYAQLITGIVFMGVLLGFVMPSSVGRVVLFIPIALAIAENCGFARGSKGHYGVLLAAAFGCHLPTFAILPANIPNMIMIGSAESIHGWTPMFTEYLLLHFPVLGLLKAVLLIGVILLLYPDTPRRAAPISRNGGFSFRESRLMLIMLTTLGFWLTDSIHHISAAWIGLAAATVLLLPGVGMVSPKSFNDKVNISSILVVAGLLGIASLINYSQISQVVGERVLDWLPLEPGRDAVNFFSLSLAAMLTGVVATLAGVPATLTPLAGQISQMTGFSLEAVLMTQVFGFSTIVFTYQSVPLMMAMPLAGISIGHAARLCLILAALTVVVLLPLDYLWWQLLGWI, encoded by the coding sequence ATGACCATTGCGCTGAAACGCCCGCAATTGATTGCACTGATCCTGATCCCCCTGCTGTCAGCTCTGCTGTTGCTCACACCGGTTGCAGAGCTGTTTACCGGTCAGCAGCAGCTGTCGGCTCTGCTGATCATGGCCGGTATGGTGCTGTTTGCCACCGGAGCACTGCCGGAGTTCGTCAGTGCTCTGTTGGTACTGGTGCTGGCCATGCTGCTGTCGCTGGCACCGGCAGAAGTCGTATTTTCGGGTCTGACCTCGACAGCCTGCTGGCTGATTTTTTCGGGATTGGTAATCGGTATCGCGATAGCGGAAACCGGGCTGGCGCAGCGCATCTCGGATCGTTTCACGCGTTATCTGGACAGCAGTTATGCACAGCTGATTACTGGCATCGTCTTCATGGGAGTGCTGCTGGGGTTTGTGATGCCTTCTTCAGTGGGGCGTGTGGTGCTTTTCATCCCGATTGCGTTGGCGATCGCTGAAAACTGTGGTTTTGCCAGAGGCAGCAAGGGCCATTACGGCGTGTTGCTGGCGGCGGCCTTTGGCTGTCACCTGCCTACCTTTGCAATTCTGCCGGCCAATATCCCCAACATGATCATGATCGGTTCAGCTGAGAGTATCCATGGATGGACGCCGATGTTCACCGAGTATCTGTTGCTGCATTTCCCGGTGCTGGGTCTGTTGAAGGCGGTGCTGTTGATCGGGGTGATCCTGCTGCTGTATCCAGATACCCCTCGGCGCGCAGCGCCAATCAGCCGTAACGGAGGGTTCAGCTTCCGAGAAAGCCGACTGATGTTGATTATGCTGACAACGCTCGGATTCTGGCTGACAGATTCCATACACCACATCTCGGCGGCATGGATCGGGCTGGCGGCGGCTACCGTTCTGTTGCTGCCCGGCGTGGGAATGGTGTCGCCCAAGAGTTTCAACGACAAGGTGAATATCAGCTCGATTCTGGTTGTGGCCGGGCTGTTGGGCATTGCCAGCTTGATTAACTACAGCCAGATCAGTCAGGTGGTGGGGGAGCGGGTGCTCGACTGGTTGCCACTGGAGCCGGGCCGTGATGCGGTCAATTTTTTCTCCCTGTCGCTGGCGGCGATGCTGACCGGGGTGGTGGCCACCCTTGCGGGTGTGCCTGCAACCCTGACCCCGCTGGCCGGGCAGATCAGTCAGATGACGGGCTTCAGCCTGGAGGCGGTACTGATGACTCAGGTGTTCGGTTTTTCCACCATCGTGTTCACCTATCAATCCGTGCCGCTGATGATGGCGATGCCGCTGGCCGGGATCTCAATCGGCCATGCCGCTCGGCTGTGTCTGATTCTGGCCGCGTTGACGGTGGTGGTTTTGTTGCCACTGGATTATCTCTGGTGGCAGCTGCTGGGCTGGATCTAG
- a CDS encoding IS1182 family transposase, producing the protein MSRFIPVDRQTDYLLPPSVDEWLPDEHLARFVVDVVEQLDLSALTQQYAGRGHKAHHPAVLLSLLIYGYATGVISSRKIERATYDSIAFRYLAANTHPDHDTLATFRRRFLPELEQLFVQVLLLAREMKLLKFGTIALDGTKVKANASKHKALSYGHAKKLEAQLKTEVNALIQRAEAADNDVATDGMDIPAEIARREARLAAIAEAKIKIEARALERDAAEQTAYQDKIAKRDAQRKAGKKPRGRDPKPPMGGPRDKDQVNLTDPQSRIMPATGKGFDQCYNAQAVVDTESMLVTSVHVTQATNDKQQVMPLLNALTALPASLGKVTHLLADTGYFSAENVKVCGQQGIEPLIAMKRDVHHQPLFERFAAEAMAPDSEDPVEQMAYRLKTQAGRARYALRKHTVEPVFGILKHVMGFRQFSLRGLDNVSGEWRLATLAWNIKRMHRLVVS; encoded by the coding sequence ATGAGTCGCTTTATTCCAGTAGACCGCCAGACCGACTATCTGCTGCCTCCTTCAGTTGATGAGTGGCTGCCTGACGAGCACTTGGCGCGCTTTGTTGTCGATGTGGTCGAGCAGCTGGACTTGTCTGCGCTGACACAGCAGTATGCTGGCCGAGGCCATAAGGCGCATCATCCTGCGGTATTGCTGAGCCTGCTGATCTACGGCTACGCCACTGGCGTGATCTCCAGCCGCAAGATCGAACGCGCCACCTACGACTCGATTGCATTCCGCTACCTGGCCGCGAACACCCATCCCGACCACGATACGCTGGCCACTTTCCGCCGTCGCTTTCTACCCGAACTGGAGCAACTGTTTGTTCAGGTACTGTTGCTGGCACGTGAGATGAAGCTGCTCAAGTTCGGCACCATCGCCCTCGATGGCACCAAGGTTAAAGCCAATGCCAGCAAGCACAAGGCGCTGTCCTATGGTCATGCCAAGAAGCTGGAAGCTCAGCTCAAGACTGAGGTAAACGCCCTGATTCAACGGGCCGAGGCGGCAGACAACGATGTCGCGACCGATGGTATGGACATTCCGGCCGAGATTGCTCGGCGTGAAGCCCGTCTGGCGGCCATTGCAGAGGCGAAGATCAAAATCGAAGCCCGTGCGCTAGAACGGGATGCCGCAGAGCAAACCGCTTACCAGGATAAAATAGCCAAACGCGATGCACAGCGAAAGGCAGGTAAAAAGCCGCGTGGGCGTGACCCCAAGCCTCCGATGGGAGGTCCACGCGATAAGGATCAGGTGAATCTCACAGATCCACAATCACGCATCATGCCGGCCACGGGTAAGGGTTTTGATCAGTGCTATAACGCCCAGGCAGTGGTGGATACTGAGAGCATGCTGGTCACCTCTGTACACGTCACGCAAGCGACGAATGACAAGCAACAAGTCATGCCACTGCTGAACGCATTGACCGCCTTGCCAGCCTCATTGGGCAAGGTGACCCATCTGCTGGCGGATACCGGTTACTTCAGTGCTGAGAATGTTAAGGTGTGCGGCCAGCAAGGTATTGAGCCTCTTATTGCCATGAAACGAGACGTCCACCACCAGCCACTGTTCGAGCGTTTTGCGGCCGAGGCGATGGCACCGGACAGTGAAGATCCCGTTGAACAGATGGCCTATCGCCTGAAAACACAGGCCGGTCGGGCCCGTTATGCCCTGCGCAAACATACTGTGGAACCCGTGTTCGGCATCCTCAAACACGTTATGGGGTTCAGGCAGTTCTCACTCAGAGGGCTGGACAACGTCAGTGGTGAGTGGCGTTTGGCGACCTTGGCATGGAATATCAAGCGTATGCATCGCTTAGTAGTGAGCTGA